Proteins from one Molothrus aeneus isolate 106 chromosome 27, BPBGC_Maene_1.0, whole genome shotgun sequence genomic window:
- the LOC136566841 gene encoding excitatory amino acid transporter 1-like isoform X1: MSEQTHVNSLFLNEDAAKRLHANSRVQRFQQAVHKRAARAKKRMHSITAQSAKSFFRRNAFVLFTIAAVLLGIILAFSLRPYQLTYRQIKYFSFPGELLMRMLQMLVLPLIVSSLITGMASLDSRVSGKMGMRAIIYYMVTTIIAVFIGIFMVIIIHPGKGSKDKLHREGRIEQVQTTDAFMDLVRNMFPPNLVEACFKQYKTQYSTRVFTRTILHSSNATAGVATTQIPVPENFTSIMENVTHALGTISEVLTFEEVIPIPGSANGVNALGLVVFSMCFGLMIGSMKQKGRALREFFNCLNEAIMRLVAIIIWYAPVGIMFLIAGKILEMDDLAVMGGQLGMYTLTVIVGLLIHALCILPLLYFIVTHRNPWVFIAGLLQALITALGTSSSSATLPITFRCLEENNGVDRRITRFVLPVGATINMDGTALYEALAAIFIAQVNNYELDFGQIITISITATAASIGAAGIPQAGLVTMVIVLTSVGLPTEDITLIIAVDWFLDRLRTTTNVLGDSLGAGIVEHLSRHELDAQDCELGNSGIQEKEQLSHLVCPQNDTHRHSRRETAL; this comes from the exons ATGAGCGAGCAGACCCACGTCAACAGCCTGTTCCTCAACGAGGATGCAGCCAAGCGGCTCCACGCCAACAGCCGGGTGCAGCGGTTCCAGCAGGCTGTGCACAAGCGGGCAGCGCGGGCCAAGAAGCGGATGCACAGCATCACTGCTCAGAGTGCTAAAAGCTTCTTCAGGAGAAATGCCTTCGTCCTCTTCACCATTGCTGCGGTCCTACTAG GAATTATCCTGGCCTTCTCCCTCCGGCCCTACCAGCTGACCTATCGCCAGATCAAGtatttctccttccctggagagctgctgatGCGTATGCTCCAGATGCTGGTTCTTCCTCTCATTGTCTCTAGCTTGATTACAG GAATGGCGTCACTGGACAGCAGAGTCTCAGGGAAGATGGGGATGCGGGCTATCATCTACTACATGGTAACCACAATCATAGCTGTCTTCATTGGCATCTTCATGGTGATCATCATACACCCAGGAAAAGGATCTAAGGACAAACTTCACAGAGAAGGCAGAATTGAGCAGGTGCAGACCACAGATGCCTTCATGGACTTGGTGAG GAATATGTTCCCACCCAACCTGGTAGAAGCCTGCTTCAAACAG TACAAGACTCAGTACAGCACCAGGGTCTTCACCAGAACCATCCTCCACAGCAGCAATGCCACAGCAGGTGTGGCAACCACTCAGATCCCTGTGCCTGAGAATTTCACCAGCATCATGGAGAATGTCACTCATGCCCTGGGAACCATCTCCGAGGTGCTGACCTTTGAAGAAGTCATTCCCATCCCAGGCTCAGCCAATGGGGTGAACGCGCTGGGGCTGGTAGTGTTCTCCATGTGCTTCGGTTTGATGATCGGCAGCATGAAGCAGAAGGGACGGGCCCTGCGGGAGTTCTTTAACTGCCTCAACGAAGCCATCATGAGGCTGGTGGCCATTATCATCTG GTATGCTCCAGTTGGGATCATGTTTTTAATTGCGGGCAAAATCCTGGAGATGGATGACCTAGCAGTGATGGGAGGCCAGCTGGGGATGTACACGCTCACTGTCATCGTTGGACTCCTCATTCATGCCCTTTGCATCCTGCCTCTGCTCTACTTCATTGTCACTCACCGAAACCCCTGGGTGTTCATTGCAGGGCTCCTTCAGGCTCTCatcacagccctgggcacctccTCCAG CTCAGCGACTCTGCCCATAACCTTCAGGTGCCTGGaagaaaacaatggtgtggacAGGCGCATCACAAGgtttgtgctgcctgtgggagCCACAATTAACATGGACGGCACTGCTCTGTACGAGGCCCTTGCAGCCATCTTCATTGCACAAGTCAACAACTATGAACTTGACTTTGGGCAAATCATCACAATAAG CAtcactgccacagcagccagcatCGGAGCCGCAGGTATTCCCCAGGCAGGACTGGTGACAATGGTTATAGTGCTGACATCAGTGGGGCTGCCTACTGAGGACATTACACTGATCATCGCTGTGGACTGGTTTCT GGACCGCCTTAGAACGACTACAAATGTCCTGGGGGACTCTCTGGGGGCTGGCATTGTGGAGCATCTCTCCCGGCATGAGCTGGATGCGCAAGACTGCGAACTTGGTAATTCTGGGATACAGGAGAAAGAACAGCTCTCCCACCTGGTTTGCCCACAGAATGACACCCACAGGCACTCCAGGAGGGAGACAGCACTGTGA
- the LOC136566841 gene encoding excitatory amino acid transporter 4-like isoform X2, with amino-acid sequence MSEQTHVNSLFLNEDAAKRLHANSRVQRFQQAVHKRAARAKKRMHSITAQSAKSFFRRNAFVLFTIAAVLLGIILAFSLRPYQLTYRQIKYFSFPGELLMRMLQMLVLPLIVSSLITGMASLDSRVSGKMGMRAIIYYMVTTIIAVFIGIFMVIIIHPGKGSKDKLHREGRIEQVQTTDAFMDLVRNMFPPNLVEACFKQYKTQYSTRVFTRTILHSSNATAGVATTQIPVPENFTSIMENVTHALGTISEVLTFEEVIPIPGSANGVNALGLVVFSMCFGLMIGSMKQKGRALREFFNCLNEAIMRLVAIIIWYAPVGIMFLIAGKILEMDDLAVMGGQLGMYTLTVIVGLLIHALCILPLLYFIVTHRNPWVFIAGLLQALITALGTSSSSATLPITFRCLEENNGVDRRITRFVLPVGATINMDGTALYEALAAIFIAQVNNYELDFGQIITISITATAASIGAAGIPQAGLVTMVIVLTSVGLPTEDITLIIAVDWFLDRLRTTTNVLGDSLGAGIVEHLSRHELDAQDCELDYLSNFSRKH; translated from the exons ATGAGCGAGCAGACCCACGTCAACAGCCTGTTCCTCAACGAGGATGCAGCCAAGCGGCTCCACGCCAACAGCCGGGTGCAGCGGTTCCAGCAGGCTGTGCACAAGCGGGCAGCGCGGGCCAAGAAGCGGATGCACAGCATCACTGCTCAGAGTGCTAAAAGCTTCTTCAGGAGAAATGCCTTCGTCCTCTTCACCATTGCTGCGGTCCTACTAG GAATTATCCTGGCCTTCTCCCTCCGGCCCTACCAGCTGACCTATCGCCAGATCAAGtatttctccttccctggagagctgctgatGCGTATGCTCCAGATGCTGGTTCTTCCTCTCATTGTCTCTAGCTTGATTACAG GAATGGCGTCACTGGACAGCAGAGTCTCAGGGAAGATGGGGATGCGGGCTATCATCTACTACATGGTAACCACAATCATAGCTGTCTTCATTGGCATCTTCATGGTGATCATCATACACCCAGGAAAAGGATCTAAGGACAAACTTCACAGAGAAGGCAGAATTGAGCAGGTGCAGACCACAGATGCCTTCATGGACTTGGTGAG GAATATGTTCCCACCCAACCTGGTAGAAGCCTGCTTCAAACAG TACAAGACTCAGTACAGCACCAGGGTCTTCACCAGAACCATCCTCCACAGCAGCAATGCCACAGCAGGTGTGGCAACCACTCAGATCCCTGTGCCTGAGAATTTCACCAGCATCATGGAGAATGTCACTCATGCCCTGGGAACCATCTCCGAGGTGCTGACCTTTGAAGAAGTCATTCCCATCCCAGGCTCAGCCAATGGGGTGAACGCGCTGGGGCTGGTAGTGTTCTCCATGTGCTTCGGTTTGATGATCGGCAGCATGAAGCAGAAGGGACGGGCCCTGCGGGAGTTCTTTAACTGCCTCAACGAAGCCATCATGAGGCTGGTGGCCATTATCATCTG GTATGCTCCAGTTGGGATCATGTTTTTAATTGCGGGCAAAATCCTGGAGATGGATGACCTAGCAGTGATGGGAGGCCAGCTGGGGATGTACACGCTCACTGTCATCGTTGGACTCCTCATTCATGCCCTTTGCATCCTGCCTCTGCTCTACTTCATTGTCACTCACCGAAACCCCTGGGTGTTCATTGCAGGGCTCCTTCAGGCTCTCatcacagccctgggcacctccTCCAG CTCAGCGACTCTGCCCATAACCTTCAGGTGCCTGGaagaaaacaatggtgtggacAGGCGCATCACAAGgtttgtgctgcctgtgggagCCACAATTAACATGGACGGCACTGCTCTGTACGAGGCCCTTGCAGCCATCTTCATTGCACAAGTCAACAACTATGAACTTGACTTTGGGCAAATCATCACAATAAG CAtcactgccacagcagccagcatCGGAGCCGCAGGTATTCCCCAGGCAGGACTGGTGACAATGGTTATAGTGCTGACATCAGTGGGGCTGCCTACTGAGGACATTACACTGATCATCGCTGTGGACTGGTTTCT GGACCGCCTTAGAACGACTACAAATGTCCTGGGGGACTCTCTGGGGGCTGGCATTGTGGAGCATCTCTCCCGGCATGAGCTGGATGCGCAAGACTGCGAACTTG actacTTGTCCAACTTTTCAAGAAAACATTGA
- the LOC136566841 gene encoding excitatory amino acid transporter 4-like isoform X3 has translation MSEQTHVNSLFLNEDAAKRLHANSRVQRFQQAVHKRAARAKKRMHSITAQSAKSFFRRNAFVLFTIAAVLLGIILAFSLRPYQLTYRQIKYFSFPGELLMRMLQMLVLPLIVSSLITGMASLDSRVSGKMGMRAIIYYMVTTIIAVFIGIFMVIIIHPGKGSKDKLHREGRIEQVQTTDAFMDLVRNMFPPNLVEACFKQYKTQYSTRVFTRTILHSSNATAGVATTQIPVPENFTSIMENVTHALGTISEVLTFEEVIPIPGSANGVNALGLVVFSMCFGLMIGSMKQKGRALREFFNCLNEAIMRLVAIIIWYAPVGIMFLIAGKILEMDDLAVMGGQLGMYTLTVIVGLLIHALCILPLLYFIVTHRNPWVFIAGLLQALITALGTSSSSATLPITFRCLEENNGVDRRITRFVLPVGATINMDGTALYEALAAIFIAQVNNYELDFGQIITISITATAASIGAAGIPQAGLVTMVIVLTSVGLPTEDITLIIAVDWFLDRLRTTTNVLGDSLGAGIVEHLSRHELDAQDCELD, from the exons ATGAGCGAGCAGACCCACGTCAACAGCCTGTTCCTCAACGAGGATGCAGCCAAGCGGCTCCACGCCAACAGCCGGGTGCAGCGGTTCCAGCAGGCTGTGCACAAGCGGGCAGCGCGGGCCAAGAAGCGGATGCACAGCATCACTGCTCAGAGTGCTAAAAGCTTCTTCAGGAGAAATGCCTTCGTCCTCTTCACCATTGCTGCGGTCCTACTAG GAATTATCCTGGCCTTCTCCCTCCGGCCCTACCAGCTGACCTATCGCCAGATCAAGtatttctccttccctggagagctgctgatGCGTATGCTCCAGATGCTGGTTCTTCCTCTCATTGTCTCTAGCTTGATTACAG GAATGGCGTCACTGGACAGCAGAGTCTCAGGGAAGATGGGGATGCGGGCTATCATCTACTACATGGTAACCACAATCATAGCTGTCTTCATTGGCATCTTCATGGTGATCATCATACACCCAGGAAAAGGATCTAAGGACAAACTTCACAGAGAAGGCAGAATTGAGCAGGTGCAGACCACAGATGCCTTCATGGACTTGGTGAG GAATATGTTCCCACCCAACCTGGTAGAAGCCTGCTTCAAACAG TACAAGACTCAGTACAGCACCAGGGTCTTCACCAGAACCATCCTCCACAGCAGCAATGCCACAGCAGGTGTGGCAACCACTCAGATCCCTGTGCCTGAGAATTTCACCAGCATCATGGAGAATGTCACTCATGCCCTGGGAACCATCTCCGAGGTGCTGACCTTTGAAGAAGTCATTCCCATCCCAGGCTCAGCCAATGGGGTGAACGCGCTGGGGCTGGTAGTGTTCTCCATGTGCTTCGGTTTGATGATCGGCAGCATGAAGCAGAAGGGACGGGCCCTGCGGGAGTTCTTTAACTGCCTCAACGAAGCCATCATGAGGCTGGTGGCCATTATCATCTG GTATGCTCCAGTTGGGATCATGTTTTTAATTGCGGGCAAAATCCTGGAGATGGATGACCTAGCAGTGATGGGAGGCCAGCTGGGGATGTACACGCTCACTGTCATCGTTGGACTCCTCATTCATGCCCTTTGCATCCTGCCTCTGCTCTACTTCATTGTCACTCACCGAAACCCCTGGGTGTTCATTGCAGGGCTCCTTCAGGCTCTCatcacagccctgggcacctccTCCAG CTCAGCGACTCTGCCCATAACCTTCAGGTGCCTGGaagaaaacaatggtgtggacAGGCGCATCACAAGgtttgtgctgcctgtgggagCCACAATTAACATGGACGGCACTGCTCTGTACGAGGCCCTTGCAGCCATCTTCATTGCACAAGTCAACAACTATGAACTTGACTTTGGGCAAATCATCACAATAAG CAtcactgccacagcagccagcatCGGAGCCGCAGGTATTCCCCAGGCAGGACTGGTGACAATGGTTATAGTGCTGACATCAGTGGGGCTGCCTACTGAGGACATTACACTGATCATCGCTGTGGACTGGTTTCT GGACCGCCTTAGAACGACTACAAATGTCCTGGGGGACTCTCTGGGGGCTGGCATTGTGGAGCATCTCTCCCGGCATGAGCTGGATGCGCAAGACTGCGAACTTG ACTAA